In Nymphaea colorata isolate Beijing-Zhang1983 chromosome 3, ASM883128v2, whole genome shotgun sequence, a genomic segment contains:
- the LOC116250046 gene encoding EIN3-binding F-box protein 2-like, which yields MGDYTRWKNARKKEADDGGDRASPFNRLPDECILEIFSYNPDPTDRWSCSSVSKKWLILQAHMKSSDFKLRPPTPTCNAGAGAPFSRCLEGCSAVNARLAAMVVSKYSKGRISTLSIRGDVPDPETKSHPQANGFTDYGLQVVGSSFPYLKSLSLWGCLHITCRGLACMARGCGLLEKLDLCECPLVSDEGMAFVACNLNKLTKLSIDSCQNVGNATLKAFGAHAPTIKSLCISGCPLVGDEGIAAILEGLPNLKRLKLGKVFSHLPVVLEHVRRVKPLAHLALDKVLPSKKICTINEDRLHDPFRAVGLECKNLKNIFLCRCIDDEGLLVLAQGAALLESLTLKECAQISLSGLVGFLTRYGKNLKGLSLVKCKGIVEPTDWTVPPLMLPPSCSKLERLVVNRCPNVGDGLLMWMGRVCWDLREVELVGLGGISDKGLLSLLLGGREKLLRPSLERVWLSGCSGLTDVSLFCIASGFAEGLRSLGLGKGLGVSSQCLQVIASCCPNLLDLNLSGSLIEDGAFVCLPNEAHCD from the coding sequence ATGGGTGACTACACGAGGTGGAAGAACGCTAGAAAGAAAGAAGCTGATGATGGAGGTGATAGAGCAAGTCCATTCAATCGTCTCCCTGATGAGTGCATCCTTGAGATATTCAGCTACAACCCTGACCCTACAGACCGCTGGTCCTGCTCTTCGGTGTCCAAGAAATGGCTCATTTTGCAAGCTCACATGAAGAGCTCAGACTTCAAACTCCGACCACCAACCCCAACATGCAACGCCGGCGCCGGAGCACCTTTTTCCAGGTGCTTGGAGGGATGTAGTGCTGTGAACGCAAGGTTAGCTGCCATGGTGGTCAGTAAGTATTCAAAGGGGAGGATTAGTACTCTCAGCATCAGAGGCGACGTCCCTGATCCCGAAACTAAATCACACCCTCAGGCAAATGGGTTCACTGATTATGGGCTTCAAGTTGTTGGGTCTAGTTTCCCCTACCTGAAGTCCCTATCCTTATGGGGTTGTCTTCACATTACATGCAGAGGTCTGGCATGCATGGCGAGAGGCTGTGGCCTGTTAGAGAAGCTTGATCTGTGCGAGTGTCCGCTGGTCTCCGACGAGGGCATGGCGTTTGTTGCGTGTAACCTGAACAAGCTCACGAAACTCAGCATTGACTCGTGTCAAAATGTAGGCAATGCCACCCTCAAAGCCTTTGGAGCACATGCTCCAACTATAAAGTCCTTATGCATATCGGGTTGTCCCCTTGTAGGTGATGAAGGGATCGCTGCCATTCTTGAAGGGCTGCCCAATTTGAAGAGACTTAAACTTGGTAAAGTCTTTTCACATCTACCCGTAGTGCTGGAACACGTTAGGCGTGTAAAGCCACTGGCTCACCTAGCACTCGATAAAGTACTCCCTTCTAAGAAGATTTGCACCATTAATGAAGATCGCCTTCATGATCCATTCAGGGCTGTTGGGCTGGAATGTAAGAACCTTAAGAACATATTTTTGTGCAGATGCATAGATGACGAGGGCTTGTTAGTCCTAGCCCAGGGGGCTGCCCTTTTAGAGAGTTTAACCCTAAAGGAATGTGCGCAGATATCTTTGAGTGGGTTGGTAGGCTTCTTGACAAGGTACGGTAAGAACCTCAAGGGCCTTTCCTTGGTCAAATGCAAGGGGATTGTGGAACCAACCGACTGGACAGTGCCGCCATTAATGCTGCCACCTTCATGCAGCAAGTTGGAAAGACTGGTGGTGAACCGATGCCCCAACGTAGGGGATGGTCTGTTGATGTGGATGGGGAGGGTGTGCTGGGACCTGCGTGAAGTTGAACTGGTTGGGTTGGGGGGCATCTCAGACAAAGGACTGTTGAGCCTGCTGCTTGGTGGCAGAGAAAAGCTTCTTCGTCCAAGCTTAGAAAGGGTGTGGTTGAGCGGATGCTCAGGATTGACAGATGTGTCGCTGTTCTGTATAGCCAGCGGATTTGCGGAGGGGTTGAGGTCGCTTGGCCTGGGGAAGGGCCTTGGGGTAAGTAGTCAATGTCTTCAAGTAATTGCCTCCTGCTGCCCTAACCTGTTGGATTTGAACCTTTCTGGCTCTTTGATTGAAGACGGTGCGTTCGTCTGCCTACCCAATGAGGCTCACTGTGACTGA